AACTTCAGCTTCTCTTGTTTTAACAAGCAAACATGGGATCTGGACGTTTCTCAATTCTCGCTAATTACAATCTGCTATTCTGCGCTTCAAGGAAGATAGAGAGAAAAGTTCAGCGGGCAGAAGATAAACGTATGTTTGCGGGTGTTGTCTCATCACATGACTTTCATTATGCcataaaagcataaatgtgTGAATCAACAAAGGCTTTTTATTCCTctcatttacaattttaaagatttaaactGACACTAAGATTTTCACTAAAGTTTTTAATACCAGTGTTTCTGTGAGTTGCATGTGAATATTTGACAGATCCTGATGCATTTTGTTCTACTGCTATGTGATGTTTTGTTGCCTACGTGTCAAACCAGAAATCAGTCCTCCATGGCTTTCTGTACATGCAGCTGTCTGAgcaacagaaacacatgcaaatgcacGCGCAAgtacacatgcacgcacacatacacaatgctCCCACCTGTTCTCAGCCCATAGTTTGAAtctctaaaaataaagatgatgatgatcagaAGCCACAACTTCTGGATCGaggcttttaaaaacacagatgaaccACAAAGGACTTTACATCTGGTCCCAGATCAGTCCAGAGTGAAAGCCAGAGATTTAATACGCACAGAAGTGCATCCAAAATCAGGTCAGTCCAAAGTGtataacacactcacacacatacacacggaTGCAGCACATCCAGAGGTTCCGGCAGAGGAAAAAGCAGTGACAGGCATTTTGATTATAGTATAAACAGAAGAGAGAGTATTGTTTTCGTCCAAATCAAACAGAACAATCTTGAAAGCTGAAAGTCTCAAGCTGAGCCAGATGTCCACATGTCCCAAAAGCATGCTCatcaaaatgcacaaaactgTTAGCTGTGAATTTGTGATAAAAATCCTTTGCATGCTTTGGccttttaagtaaaatattgcAGGCATGTTGTGCAAagagaaatgtagaaaatactagtaaaacatgtacatttccTGAAATATACTCAGCAAGGTAAAACTATTATTCTATCCTctctaattttatttatatatatatatatatatatatatatatatatatatatatatatatatatatatatatatatatacacacacacacacacacacacacacacacacacacacacacatatatatatatatatattcatataagtgtgtgtgtgtgtgcagcaagATATTTAAGCTTTTAGAAAACTTCTTCCATCTGTGTCCTGAGATATTTTTTGGGTAATTCTGCATACAACTGATGATAACAGGCAGAGTAGGCAAACTGGTAGGTAATAACTACTACGCTGCGTTCAAGGACACTCAGCTCCACATGCAGGGGCCTTGGCTTTCTATCCAAAGTTCTTACTGAAGCCTTCGACATCTGCTGCAGAGGCCACTGGGGGTTTAATAATAAGGCAGAGCGGAACACCTGCATCGAGCACATGGCCAGTGCATGTGTCTGGACAATGTGATGTATACATTACACCGTATATTGATTGCAGCCTGTTTAGTAGGATCTTGTAATAtcaatgtatttgtaatttacTGATTCCTGCTTGTGATAATTTTGGTGTCTGCTCAAAGTGTcagtgtatgtgtctgtttgcaATGTGTTTACCTTGAACTGTCATCTAGCTGATTAATAGTGTGTATTTGCTCCAGCACAGCAACACAGACTATATCTAATTATATTTCAGCCTGTTACACTTATTCCATTGAAATtcctctgttgttgtttcagtttgaaGGACTTCCTAAGTATCTTTTTgcagaaattaaagtttaattctCAGAAAACTGAAACCAGAAGATGAGTGAAAATGAGAGTATTCCTGTTTACTAATCTGCAGATGTGTTCTCAGTAACACAGTAATCAAAGTCCATCTCAAACAcataacacacatgcactgacatACACAAGTCCATGTGCCTGACCCTAACCCTGGTACACACACCTTCCTAATACCTCACAACTGTTTCCAATCTAAAGGTTCCTGCTTGTCTGGGCCTTGGCGGGGCCTGATTGCACGATACAAGATCCTGAAGAGAAAGGGCAAGACTgcaggggagagggagagagagaaagaaagagatagaTGTgcctccactttttttttctctttacactccccttctttcctttcttttatcCTGTACCTGTGCAGGAATCTGGTGTCTGTTaaaacagttgaaaaaaaaaacagaccctGTGTGAAGTTAATCCTACAGATTCTGGGACAAAACATTTGTCTTAAATACTTCGGAGGTTTGTTGAGCACTGGAGCTAAAGAGTTTAGATTACATTGATAATGTGCTTTaagataatttttattattaaagtgaAGCTACAAACATGCTCAAAGAGAATTATTTTACATCTAAGctgaataattaaatacattggGTGTAGGGGTTAGTGTTACTTATTATGGCTTCATATGTTGTCAGTCTAAGGAAACATAATTGTTTCTGTTGATCGAACTTGTTGGATGCACAGAGATTCATTCAGGGACTAAAAGATTTATAGGTTCAGGTTTATATGCAGATAAATTGGCACTTATGGATGTGTTCGCAAAAACTACAATGGACAAAggtacaacattttttttttttactgagtatattttttaatactgttttttgattttaaaattgatttttttcattgtatctTCATTGCTGATTACTGTctattgcacattttaaaatttaatgggagacttttttaaaatcttacattaaatatttgataCAAGCTACATCACAAGTAAGTTAAGTttatttgtatctgttttttgttttttttgtctgtttgtttaacATGAAAGGCCATGTGATATTCCCACTTTAAATGACACAATAGGTTGCAACACAAAACATAGACCCAACTTTTGATTTGATCTTTTAACTTTATCGGAGAAGCAGAACATATATTAACCAAATAGTTTTTacgtaaaaaaaattataataacaattaacagcattttatgcttcttaaaaaatgattttttagTCAATCATTTCTAATGGTTACtaattaaaagttattttgtttcattaaacaGTGAAATAGTGAAGCTAACCTGAAGTAGTGCAGGTGTGATATAGATAAAAATACTCACATtaaaacagttattttattttgagttaagtgaaacacagtttttaaagtttctaCCACAAATCAGatgaagttattttttaaatattattcgATACTATAGAATACAATTTATGGATCAttcatcatttgtttaaaaattaagaattttgaaatgttaagattatttgttttttttacaactgaatttaaattttttaaaactgctggCTGAAAATGTGTGAGTCTAGGCCAGTTCGACATGTGTTGATATGTTGTTATCGCTCATATTTTAGCTATTAGAATTTCTgattagtttttaataatttattaataattttttaatacatttaggtTTTATGCAAAGTTGTCTCTTGTTGAACTTCAAAAGCACACAAGAAAATTACCTAAAAGATTCGGGTCTGTGATAGAGTCTACCAGAGACATTTGGTGAATTCtatgtttttcacaaaaaatttaaatactaacattttgaattttatatgGTTGCAGTACTTAATGTTTAAatccaatttattttttttaacaaatttgctgttgctttttatcCCATTCTACTTGTGCATTTAGTACATTATCAGCATTTATTTGCTGAGCTGAAAAGCTACAAATAATGTTATGAAGagctattttaaatgtaaaattaatatgaacaaaaatgaaacatgtttttaaatgtttatgtgcTGATGACATAGAGAAGCGTGGGTATGTTTGTATGaatggtgtctgtgtgttagagtgttgttgttgttgtgtgtgcgtttgtgtgtgtgtattttgtccATACCTGAGGGGCTGGAGTGAAGCATCTTGTTGCACGGGGACTAAACTTTGGGACAGACAGGGGAGAGCATTGAAAACAACCGAGGGGGACACAGACCCAACTATGGATGTTAACACTGATGTAGACTTGGAGTGAAGCCTTATGGAGCACAGAGATGGAGCAGGATGAGAAATGTATGCAAATGTTTGTGATAAAAAGATTAACAtcagaaaaagaggaaagtaTTAAGAAGTTCAGAACTCAAGAAATGGgtgcaaaaacagacagaagtgGTGGGGTGAAGATGTGGACACAAGAGGGTGTAGAAGAAATGTTTGATGGGGTCCTAGTGGCTGGTGGACATGGCCCAGGCCCCCTCCATCCTCCAGACGGAGAAGGCGTAGCTGAGTCTTTCATGGGCCAGGTAGTTGCAGCTGGCCAACTTGGCATCCATTTCATCACTCTGCAGCACCTGGTAGAGGAAGTCGATGTAACGAGAGGCCAGCTTCAGGATCTGGATCTTGCTCAGCTTGTCTGAAGGTAGTGTGGGGATGATCTTGCGTAGAGAGGCAAAGGCGTCATTGAGGGACTGAGTGCGCTGACGCTCCCGCACGTTTGCAATAACACGCTGTGAGTGGAGGTCCTCGAATGGCTGCTCTGGCCTGGGGCCCAGTGACGTGGGGGCCAATGATACCACGGTCGAAGGGCTTTTCTTCAACCTCTTCGGCCCCGATGGCAGCAGGCTGTTGGGGCTGCCAGTGCTGCTCTCCTCTGCCTGAACTACCACGTCTTTCTTTGGGTAAGGGGAACGCTTTCGGTTTCCTGGCTGGAGGCTTTTCTTCGATCCTCTCTCCAGTTCCTCTTCACTGGCCCCCAGACCTCCTTCAGGGGAGTTGGTGCAGGACACCTCTTCTCTCATTGTACTGTGCACCAATGACTTTCCTCACTCCACTACAAAGACGGGACACTGTAAGGCTCTTTTTTACTATTTACCCCTAGTGACAGCTTCAACAAACCTGAAATGGACAAGCTTGTATAACAAAAGTCTTCTCCTCCGTCACAGAAAGTTACGGTTGCTGAAGCTCCATCGGATTTGACGTTCCTCTGTCTGTCCTGTTTCCAAGTTACCTTGTTAAATATCTAACTTTAGCATTTCCCTCTTAACCTGGCaggcagaacaacaacaaaccatCTGACAGGCAAGTCCACCTCCATCTCTTTTATACCTAAACTTCAACCCTGAGGGTTGCGGCGACTTCTCATTGGCTCTGCAAATTTCCAAAGGGCGTAGTCGAGCCTGAGAAAGGCAAGGAAGCAGGAAGTGTGCATTAGCTGTGCAGGCAATAGGGGAAGGGGGTAAGTGGCATTCCCAGCCAATGAGAAGTGCTGTGTCTAATGTTGCAGAGAAATTTGAGGCTTTATCGTTTCCAGATTTGCGCTGTAGTGTGAGTCCACATGCAGCCTCGTGTCTGCATTCTCGTTCATCAATTCATTATGCAGACAGACATCAATCTTAACCTTTTGTTTCTGATAGTTGTCAGTTTACgaattaaaactaaatactCACACAGTATTTTCATAAGTACgtatttttagaacattttgtacaaaaaaatatgcaacacaaaagttagaaatcACATGATATATTGCTTAATGTTTTTGGCATTTTCTCTTTCAACACGAGAACATGTGTAAATTCATACTAACATTTGTCCGCCATGATCTTTATCATGCCAATAACCAGACActataaaaagaaatctgttaAACCGCAGGTCCCAGTATGGACAGAATCAGCAAAAACACTGGAAATTATAAGACTGAAGGAGGACTTATAGGTTAATGGATGAATTTTATGTTGTGGGATTTATGTTTATAAATGGCATAAATTACAAATTATGCCGTGACAGACCATGAAGTCctgcaaaccaaaaaaattattttacacaaatcAGTTTGGCTGCAGGCACTTCAAGTAGATCTGGAAGAAAATGTGAGGTTGCGAAAGCATGTATCCTGGGAAGATTTTCATAGGCCGAGCTTTGTCCTGACAGATCATTGTTTCTGTAAACACTGATGTACAAACAAGGTGAACACCTGAGAATTGCTTGATTTAGAAAAGTTTGAAGTGAGCTAAGATCCATGCTGATGTTCACTTTAACAGTCATGTAAGCTGGATCAGGAAGGCAGTGCAGACAGGACCCTAAATAACCCCTGACTTCAGTGGCCCAGTGACCTCAGTCTGCAGAGGTGAGAGAGCACCTAATTGTGCCATCCATGGCCTCAAGGCAGAGCCGACACATGTTCTGAGTCTGCAGTcacttaaacacattttctacatgTTTGCATCCATGACACAGAAGCAGGTCCCCCTtgagaaaatgacaacaagCAGCTCGTGCATATGAGTGTTCAATCTGTGTTTTGACACCAAGGTAGAACAAATGACTAAGTGTTACGTAAAACTACCTTCCCAATCAGTTTCCCAACATTGTGTCTGTTTATACCTTCATGCGTCATGACATCAGTGACTCATGTGCGTatcactgcagaaaaatgttgTGGGAGTTTTCCGCTGCTTGAAACTgaagaaatactgtactttttgatgaaaaaatgctaaatggttACCTGTAAGTATCAGCAACtccatgaaaacatttgtatttccGTCACCATCCCGAGATGTTATATGTACAGATACAATTTTTTTATAGGCTGTAACCAAAGCTTATATTATTCTCTACATTTCACTACATGCATCTTGACAGTTCCTCAAGTTGGGTGTGATTGTGGCAGCATTTGAAGGGCTATATGTGCGTAGTGTGGTTCAGAAGAGATTTGATGAGCCCCATGATTGCATAGGTTTACATTTCATTCAGAGAGCAATGTTGAATGGAAAGTAGCTCAATCTCAGTTGGGTTTAATCAacttaaaacaacagcaaaaaaaaaaaacctcatctGGCCATTAAAGTTAGGCTGTGGACAGAGACAGCACATTATATGAGATTGTATTTGCATAACAGGCCAAGTCAACTTCAGGATTATCTGGCTTATTGGGAGCTCTAGAGACAGTGGAGGGACAGGAAAGTCATTGTTGCAAAGGCTAATCTCGGGAGCTGCCACTTACTTTCAGCAAAATCATGGCTCTGTTCCGCCATCATGGAAAAAATGAGCCAACGAAGCAAGTAGGCCAATAGGAATGTCGTGGCACattgaagaaaagaagaaagagaaagagagagagaatgggggGAGAAtaagaaaaggggaaaagaaaaggagaagaaaggagagggagaaaggggggGAAAAGAGAGGCTGTCCAAACAGAACCAGATGCAGGAGTGTGGAGGCTTGTTTGATCTCTATCCTCATAGGCTGATTGATGTTGCACATTTCATTTCCTTGTCAGAGTCTTGACATAATGTTTCACTAAACACTCAAACCCTGCTCGCCTCTTCGTTTTAGTTCCACGGGGGTCATAATCAACCATTTCTTGAGCTGAAAATAGATCATACACATATCAGtatatatcaatatatataGACTTACACATGCACTGGGGGGCTTGGATATCAAAGAAGGCCAATGTATTGTCTGTTTCTGTATCTACACCATATGGTTTGGCCCTAAACTGAAATACGGCACTAAAGAGGGGCTGTGTGGATACTTTGAAGTTCAGGGAAAAAAATAGTTTCTTTTAGTTCGTAATGCAGTCAGTTCAATTACTGTCATATACCAAAAGGTCCATGCACAGCAGTGACGTACTCAGATGGTAGGAGCGCTACAGTGTGACCAATCGTAAGCGAAGTGTTTAGAAATCCGCACTGGCTCCACAAAAACAACCAATGATTAAATTCCTCCTCACCTTCACCCTGGGAGTTTCTTCACCCTCCTGGCTGCTGTTATTGATGTTTGCGCACAGCATAGTACACCCTCCTCCCCTTCTCATACCCATCTTACCATGGCTCCATCCCTCCCAAGGAGCCTATAGTGGCACAAAAGCACACATCTGGGACCCATTTCCCCCCTGGAGAAGCCCTTCCTGTGGGGTATCCACTTAGAGGGGTTCAAGAGAAGGGGGGTGTGTGGGGGTGAAGGTGAATGGtaggtgggggtggtggtgatggGACTGGTTTGATGAACGGTGGAGGCCTGCCAACTAATAATGAGGTGCAATAAGGGTGTGGATTTGAGCAGCAAGGTTCTTGAACAATCTATTCTTTGCCTGCCTTTTCTAGTTGATGACCAgctgcattaaaatgtgttgaaatacaGCGTGGCTCAATCTAAAGTAAGGCAGGGTGCCGTGGCCtataaataatattacattatttttatacatgAGATATATTTcaatactttaaaatatttttttaaaagctaaagttAAAATTTAACCCTGTGATGCATATAATCACACTTGTGTCATGATTCTTGATGAGTCCCTACAACAGATGTCTACTTCAATTGCCACTGTCTGAATCTGGATCACACTCTACTGAAAGCACTGCTGAATGTAGATCATCCACTCATCGATTAtccttaactgcttatcctgtttggggaagtgtgtgtgtgtgtgtgtgtgt
This genomic interval from Channa argus isolate prfri chromosome 5, Channa argus male v1.0, whole genome shotgun sequence contains the following:
- the LOC137127299 gene encoding twist-related protein 2-like, yielding MREEVSCTNSPEGGLGASEEELERGSKKSLQPGNRKRSPYPKKDVVVQAEESSTGSPNSLLPSGPKRLKKSPSTVVSLAPTSLGPRPEQPFEDLHSQRVIANVRERQRTQSLNDAFASLRKIIPTLPSDKLSKIQILKLASRYIDFLYQVLQSDEMDAKLASCNYLAHERLSYAFSVWRMEGAWAMSTSH